The Aphis gossypii isolate Hap1 chromosome 3, ASM2018417v2, whole genome shotgun sequence genome includes a region encoding these proteins:
- the LOC114123756 gene encoding DNA repair protein RAD51 homolog 4: MIRLNVPLVPDENILNNLFERNIYTVNDFLQKKTSNLQSVCNLQCKEVTKLKDCMTVKCSSPFVNGYQFYLKRPVSIFIQTGIIKLDNILGGGLFAGNIYELCGPSACGKTQLCYSILLNLIITTKKDIVYIDTKNKFSVNRIKQMLKNKCKTNNEINAILSKIHVYSILDIYKLITCLHGLKEKLEPIIFIDSLPALYLSFIGFDKNDGLCYINHICSVLKYLCNKNATIMVTNLAVKTSDSTNYFKPAIGKYWFHIPNTRLMITTIINQQQMCINITKSAYAPLNEKCILNIDNFGVS; this comes from the exons ATGATTCGGTTAAACGTTCCTTTAGTGCCTGATGAAAACATTctcaacaatttatttgagagaaatatttatacagtgaACGACTTCCTCCAAAAGAAAACTTCCAACTTGCAAAGTGTATGCAATTTACAATGCAAG GAAGTAACTAAACTAAAAGATTGTATGACAGTTAAATGCTCATCCCCATTTGTGAATGGATAccagttttatttaaagagacccgtatcaatttttattcaaactggtatcataaa atTGGATAACATACTTGGTGGAGGATTATTTGCTGGTAACATTTATGAACTATGTGGCCCATCTGCTTGTGGAAAAACTCAACTTTGTTATAgcattctattaaatttaataattactacaaaAAAGGATATAGTGTACAtagatactaaaaataaattttctgtGAACAGAATCAAACAAATgttgaaaaacaaatgtaagACAAATAAtgaa ATTAATGCTATTTTAAGCAAAATCCATGTGTACTCAATTTTAGACATTTACAAGTTAATTACTTGTTTACATGGTCTCAAAGAAAAATTAGAACCTATAATATTCATAGACTCTCTACCAGCACTATACCTATCATTTATaggatttgataaaaatgatg gtCTTTGCTATATTAACCATATAtgttcagttttaaaatacttatgcaataaaaatgctACAATTATGGTTACAAATTTAGCAGTAAAAACTAGTGATTCTACAAATTATTTCAAGCCTGCTATTGGAAAATATTGGTTTCATATACCCAATACAAGATTAAtgattacaacaataataaatcaacaacAGATGTGTATAAACATAACTAAAAGTGCATATGCACccttaaatgaaaaatgtatattaaacattgataattttggtgtttcataa
- the LOC114123755 gene encoding serine/threonine-protein kinase Chk2, translating to MGDLEVLTPLINSQDSLCSQDQISNPETTNAWGRLYPENECLKIEDLVKDNYNAGRQTNDVDFQFTKQCFSLKVMNHISKIHFTINREKIGTLDHVVFITDTSANGTFLNGEKIGKDNRWILSNNDKISIVSKTNYVYTFTDKRSDYLNCPQKVREQFAVYGVLGRGTFGEVRLAFEKKTSKCFALKKVNRESCIVLREPDILSSLSHPNIVNMENFIDTTDAIYITLEYMPGGTLKQLIENTKRLKESESKIILYQVARAVQYLHNRSIAHRDLKPGNILLSYKSPLSVVKLADFGLSKKITENTHLKTFCGSLAYLAPEVFSNRKLVTQSCINYTNKVDSWSFGVILYECLSGHKPFVGDHIEEKIIKGVYNLSKLKLFNTSNVAQDIIKQLLTIDYNIRFDFDKILKHTWFEKDLLMKEKVGNLMAEFSNSLMPSHKYSSNKENVAKKIKFCSCLAQDTCSESIRT from the exons ATGGGTGATTTAGAAGTGTTGACTCCATTGATAAATAGCCAAGATTCACTGTGCAGCCAGGATCAAATATCTAATCCAGAGACTACAAATGCATGGGGTCGTTTATATCCAGAGaatgaatgtttaaaaatcgaag atctagtgaaagataattataatgctGGTCGTCAAACTAATGATGTTGACTTtcaatttacaaaacaatgttttagtttaaaagtAATGAATCATATAAGCAAGAttcattttactataaatcgTGAAAAGATTGGGACATTAGATCATGTAGTATTTATTACAGACACAAGTGCAAACGgtacttttttaaatggtgAAAAAATAGGAAAAGACAATCGTtggattttatcaaataatgacaaaatatcCATTGTTTCTAAAACTAATTatg tatatacatttaccgATAAACGTtcagattatttaaattgtccaCAAAAGGTTAGAGAACAATTTGCTGTTTATGGTGTATTGGGCAGAGGAACTTTTGGTGAAGTCAGATTAGCTTTTGAAAAA aaaactTCAAAATGCTTTGCATTGAAAAAAGTGAATAGAGAGAGTTGTATTGTACTAAGAGAACCTGATATTTTATCAAGCTTATCTcat ccaaatattgttaatatggaaaattttattgatactaCTGATGcgatttatattactttggAATATATGCCTGGAGGAACGTTAAAGCAACTTATAGAAAATACAAAACGATTAAAAGAATCTGaatccaaaataattttgtatcaaGTTGCTCGAGCTGTtcaatacttacataataggTCAATTGCTCATAGAGAccttaaa ccGGGAAACATTTTACTTTCCTATAAGTCTCCTCTAAGCGTTGTAAAATTGGCTGATTTTGgtctatctaaaaaaataactgaaaacacacatttgaaaacattttgtgGTTCATTAGCATATCTTGCTCCAGAAGTATTTTCAAATAGAAAACTTGTAACTCAATcgtgtattaattataccaaTAAAGTAGATTCATGGAGTTTTggtgttattttatatgaatg tttaagTGGTCACAAACCTTTTGTTGGTGATCATATTGAAGAAAAGATAATTAAAGGagtgtataatttatctaaacttaaattgtttaacactTCAAATGTCGCACAAGACATTATCAAGCAGTTATTAACAATTGATTACAATATTAGGTttgattttgacaaaatattgaaacacaCTTGGTTTGAAAAAGACTTGCTTATGAAGGAAAAAGTTGGTAATCTCATGGCTGAATTTTCTAATAGCTTAATGCCAAGTCACAAATATTCATCTAACAAAGAAAATgttgcaaaaaaaattaagttttgttCTTGTCTTGCTCAAGATACTTGTTCCGAATCTATACGTACctga
- the LOC114123757 gene encoding uncharacterized protein LOC114123757, which produces MNSLVADYGDETDTDSLESDQHLDENTKDLKTDDEFKSENKLPAPRFKETGIINESVFRNPYLEAERAKSAVLEKHVKMVPAKDHLTKVNGKNICWMNKKGRCRFGNKCKFAHDSELFNGPNIIDENKSNKESFKLNNKKKRPGLSETLIPGKKVLKIFKKTEMSNVHS; this is translated from the exons ATGAATTCATTAGTAGCTGACTATGGAGATGAAACAGACACAGATTCGTTGGAAAGTGATCAACATCTAGATGAAAACACTAAGGACTTgaa gacaGATGATGAATTTAAATCTGAGAATAAGCTTCCTGCACCAAGATTTAAAGAAACtggtataattaatgaatcagTCTTTAGAAATCCTTATTTGGAAGCAGAACGAGCTAAAAGTGCAGTATTAGAAAAACATGTTAAAATGGTCCCTGCTAAGGACCATCTTACAAAAgttaatggaaaaaatatatgttggaTGAATAAAAAAGGTCGTTGCCGTTTtggtaataaatgtaaatttgctCACGATTCAGAATTATTCAATGGTCCAAATATAATAGAtgaaaacaaatcaaataaggagagttttaaattgaataataaaaaaaaaagacccGGTTTATCAGAAACTTTAATACCAGGaaaaaaagtacttaaaatatttaaaaaaacagaaatgtCTAATGtgcattcataa
- the LOC114123811 gene encoding mediator of RNA polymerase II transcription subunit 30 yields the protein MQSSQTGMVGQPSFNVGPGLQSNMQTQVPGQHNVLVPQVPLNQNPVGVGSVSQPPVPPSSQNQSASGHQFNTASLCRFGQETVQEIVSRTHEVFQILKVLMPPNGTPTGANMSNERRIKMQDQLRNIKLLFKRLRIIYEKCNDSCQLQGMEYMHIEGLIPLQEEWDMKSEERKTSETYRVASDEMKEVAEQLSNKNRHLKEIIDHLRRIIWEINTMLAMRRS from the coding sequence ATGCAGTCGTCTCAGACTGGTATGGTTGGTCAACCAAGCTTTAATGTAGGACCTGGTTTACAATCGAATATGCAGACACAGGTTCCCGGTCAACACAATGTATTAGTACCACAAGTTCCTCTCAATCAAAATCCCGTAGGTGTTGGTTCCGTTTCTCAGCCACCAGTACCACCTTCCAGCCAAAATCAGTCAGCATCTGGTCATCAATTTAATACGGCATCTTTGTGTCGTTTTGGACAAGAAACAGTACAAGAGATAGTGTCTCGAACACACGAAGTATTCCAGATACTTAAGGTTCTAATGCCACCCAATGGTACTCCAACTGGTGCTAATATGAGTAATGAAAGACGTATTAAAATGCAAGATCAATTGaggaacataaaattattattcaaaaggttaagaattatatatgaaaaatgtaatgacaGCTGTCAATTACAAGGTATGGAGTACATGCATATAGAAGGACTAATTCCACTCCAAGAAGAATGGGATATGAAGTCCGAAGAAAGGAAAACTAGTGAAACTTACCGTGTTGCTAGCGATGAAATGAAAGAAGTAGCAGAACAATTAAGTAATAAGAATAgacatttaaaagaaataattgatCATCTTCGAAGAATTATATGGGAAATAAACACAATGTTAGCAATGAGGAGGtcttaa
- the LOC114123750 gene encoding NADH dehydrogenase [ubiquinone] 1 alpha subcomplex subunit 6 codes for MAAREASKCATKVVRPLLSSDKSEAKKRVLNLYKTYYRQIPLILFDRHLPVSKEECQKKLKEEFLKNKHITDVRVIDMLVIKGQMLLQEIVTKWAQDCHVMTIFKDTVEPKPNDFLSKFVNNNDSQ; via the exons atggctGCTCGAGAAGCCTCTAAATGTGCAACTAAAGTAGTTAGACCATTGTTGTCATCAGATAAATCAGAAGCTAAAAAAAGAGTTTTAAACTTATACAAGACATATTACAGGCAAATTCCTTTGatat tgtttgaTCGTCATTTACCTGTTTCAAAAGAAGAATGTCAAAAAAAGTTGAAGGaagaattcttaaaaaataaacatataaccgATGTTAGAGTCATTGATATGTTAGTTATTAAG GGTCAGATGCTGTTACAAGAAATTGTTACCAAATGGGCTCAAGATTGCCATgtaatgacaatatttaaagatacTGTTGAGCCAAAGCCAAAtgattttttgtcaaaatttgtcaataataatgactctcaatag